One Manihot esculenta cultivar AM560-2 chromosome 18, M.esculenta_v8, whole genome shotgun sequence genomic window carries:
- the LOC110606623 gene encoding high mobility group B protein 9, which translates to MSPVAKKFTQDGGEGKHYPAPLTSHEEVVKDPTTFWDTLRRFHSIMGTKFMIPVIGGRELDLHVLYVEATKRGGYEKVVAEKKWREVGSVFNFSPTTTSASFVLRKHYFGLLYHYEQVHFFKVKGPVCSPTATSPVSNSLCRHELAIVEYSPKPIRDYPDPPAEGSSSFSAIGTIDGKFDCGYLVSVQVGSEVLSGVLYHPEHPDSSFSITQYSNALVPYTGNRKTRRSGRRRRSRRAGDPSYPKPNRSGYNFFFAEKHYKLKSLYPNREREFTKIIGQSWSNLSAEERLVYQNIGLKDKERYKRELKEYKERLKLKENMEVGRANY; encoded by the exons ATGTCGCCGGTTGCCAAGAAATTTACTCAGGATGGAGGGGAAGGCAAGCATTATCCTGCGCCTCTTACTTCTCATGAAGAAGTTGTTAAGGATCCTACAACCTTCTGGGATACTCTCAGGCGTTTTCATTCGATAATGGGTACTAAGTTTAT GATTCCTGTGATTGGAGGACGGGAGCTGGATTTGCATGTTCTATATGTTGAGGCTACAAAAAGAGGTGGCTATGAGAAG GTTGTAGCAGAGAAGAAATGGAGGGAAGTGGGTTCTGTGTTTAATTTCTCTCCAACAACAACGAGTGCTTCTTTCGTACTGAGAAAACACTACTTTGGCCTTCTTTACCATTACGAACAAGTTCACTTCTTTAAGGTTAAAGGTCCAGTCTGCTCTCCGACAG CTACATCTCCTGTAAGCAACTCTTTATGCAGACATGAACTGGCTATTGTGGAATATTCCCCCAAACCGATAAGGGATTATCCTGATCCGCCCGCTGAAG GATCTTCATCTTTTTCAGCTATTGGAACTATTGATGGGAAATTTGATTGTGGGTATCTGGTTTCTGTTCAAGTGGGTTCAGAGGTTCTCAGTGGTGTACTTTATCACCCAGAACATCCAGATTCATCTTTTTCTATTACTCAATATAGTAATGCCCTTGTTCCATACACTGGCAACCGTAAAACTCGCCGCTCTGGTcggaggagaagaagcagaagagcaGGGGACCCCAGCTACCCAAAACCCAATAGAAGTGGTTACAACTTTTTCTTTGCTGAAAAGCACTATAAGCTCAAATCTCTCTACCCAAATAGAGAACGAGAGTTCACAAAAATTATTGGTCAGTCGTGGAGCAATCTCAGTGCAGAGGAGAGACTG GTTTACCAGAACATTGGGCTGAAAGACAAGGAAAGATACaagagagagttgaaagagtacAAAGAGAGACTGAAGCTCAAGGAGAACATGGAAGTTGGCAG
- the LOC110605760 gene encoding F-box protein SKIP23, which translates to MQMQMQMHIRANDWMEFSPVRETREDMAVDWTQLLPELLETISKRIKVYADYIHCRAVCRNWRSSISGTPYHLPPQLPWLMLPQSQSNKSHRAFFDLSTNNYHFLNLPEASHLKRHCGSSHGWLILLDDSPLVLLINPLTRAKSTLPSLSSFPNVVGFNYSNIGQEYTLQNSSGGRYTCSLRQMRDGFIKKIALSSSPLKAINFTAIAILNQTGDLAYCSNRSQSWTIIENARSFCEDVIYLNGFFYAVNKSGQIAVCDLTGYSPEVSFIETPSQAGGDMQYLVSSADELLLVTRYLDLEFQDDHPFMQQYILYRTIRFEVFRLDRSGPRWVRVRNLGDKVLFIGENSSLSLSATDFSGCIGNCIYHTDDYSETNYDGHFREHDLGIFKLWDGSIEALPCYPRNFLSRSPWPPPIWISPNPF; encoded by the coding sequence ATGCAAATGCAAATGCAAATGCATATTCGAGCAAATGATTGGATGGAATTTTCGCCGGTGAGAGAGACGCGAGAAGACATGGCGGTGGACTGGACTCAGCTCCTCCCTGAACTCCTAGAGACAATCTCGAAAAGAATCAAAGTTTACGCCGATTACATCCACTGTCGAGCCGTATGTCGCAATTGGCGATCCTCTATTTCGGGAACCCCCTACCATCTCCCTCCTCAGCTCCCATGGCTCATGCTCCCTCAATCACAATCCAACAAATCTCACCGCGCTTTCTTCGACCTCTCCACCAACAATTACCACTTCCTCAACCTCCCTGAGGCCTCCCATCTCAAGCGCCACTGCGGCTCTTCTCACGGCTGGCTCATACTCCTGGATGACTCCCCTTTAGTCCTTCTCATAAACCCTCTTACGCGAGCCAAGTCCACTTTGCCTTCGCTCTCGAGTTTTCCTAATGTTGTTGGCTTCAATTACTCCAATATCGGTCAAGAATACACGCTTCAGAACTCGTCGGGCGGTCGTTACACGTGTAGCCTGAGACAAATGCGTGATGGTTTCATCAAGAAAATCGCTTTATCATCCAGTCCATTGAAGGCGATCAATTTCACAGCCATAGCGATTCTTAATCAAACAGGTGATTTGGCTTACTGTAGTAATCGAAGCCAATCCTGGACTATCATAGAAAATGCTCGCTCTTTTTGCGAAGATGTTATATACTTGAATGGATTCTTTTACGCGGTCAATAAATCCGGCCAAATTGCAGTTTGTGATCTCACCGGCTATTCACCCGAGGTTTCATTTATCGAGACTCCGAGCCAAGCTGGTGGTGATATGCAGTATTTGGTTAGTTCAGCAGATGAATTATTATTGGTAACCAGGTATTTGGATCTTGAATTCCAGGACGATCATCCTTTTATGCAGCAATATATACTCTATAGAACAATTCGGTTTGAAGTTTTTAGGCTTGACCGGAGTGGACCACGGTGGGTAAGGGTTAGAAACTTGGGGGATAAGGTGTTGTTCATCGGTGAAAATAGCTCACTGTCATTGTCAGCTACAGATTTCTCTGGTTGCATCGGAAATTGCATATATCATACCGATGATTATTCTGAAACTAATTATGATGGCCATTTTCGAGAACATGATTTGGGCATTTTCAAGTTATGGGATGGAAGCATTGAGGCTTTACCTTGTTATCCACGGAATTTTCTTTCTCGATCACCATGGCCTCCGCCGATTTGGATTTCTCCCAATCCATTCTAA
- the LOC110606979 gene encoding tRNA pseudouridine synthase A yields the protein MENPDSKSTKSPPPQQEPELKKPKMSTTTSDDEETVTTAPGDTTTIKKQRYKRRKIAIFFAYCGVGYQGMQKNPGAKTIEGDLEEALFHSGAVPEQDRGNSKRYDWARSARTDKGVSAVGQVVSGRFYIDPPGLVERLNSNLSSQIRIFGYKRVTASFNAKKFCDRRRYVYLIPVFALDPCSHPDRESVLASLGSDNELVKCFECSERGRKVVGAVGKRSFESKSVVSQTDISLNDGDYAVKPEVIEDIRMPADNADCDNTNAELVKEAEVPRNEDTETRPAIPESAILSNDVDANNEPDGKEEIMESVEHTSDADTKPETIERDQKVVISEEKVNGGKQVTIGSEFCYGEKEKERFNRILKYYVGSHNFHNFTTRTKAEDPSARRYIISFDAKTTVTVDGIEFVKCEVVGQSFMLHQIRKMIGLAVAIVRNCAPESLISTALQKDVSINVPTAPEVGLYLDECLFASYNQKWKDSHEELSMKDYEEVAEDFKMKHIYSHVASTEHKEGAVALWLHSLNHRNYPDLRVSNCADTNAEKSAEVNLAKEM from the exons ATGGAAAATCCAGATTCAAAATCCACCAAATCCCCACCACCGCAACAAGAACCAGAGCTTAAAAAGCCTAAAATGTCCACCACCACTTCCGACGATGAAGAAACTGTCACGACAGCACCCGGCGATACCACGACGATCAAAAAGCAAAGATACAAGCGCCGCAAAATTGCGATTTTCTTCGCGTACTGCGGCGTGGGCTACCAGGGAATGCAGAAGAATCCAGGGGCCAAAACTATCGAAGGTGACCTCGAAGAAGCTCTATTTCACTCTGGTGCCGTCCCAGAACAGGACCGTGGCAACTCCAAGCGGTATGACTGGGCTCGCTCGGCTCGTACTGATAAGGGCGTGAGTGCCGTGGGACAGGTGGTCTCCGGACGCTTCTACATCGACCCACCTGGGCTGGTTGAACGCTTAAATTCGAATCTTTCGTCGCAGATTAGGATCTTCGGGTACAAGCGAGTGACGGCGTCGTTTAATGCCAAGAAGTTTTGTGATCGTAGAAGGTATGTCTATCTGATTCCTGTTTTTGCTCTTGATCCATGTTCGCATCCTGATAGGGAGAGCGTATTGGCTAGTTTGGGGTCTGATAACGAGCTTGTTAAGTGTTTCGAGTGTTCAGAGAGAGGGCGTAAGGTAGTTGGCGCGGTGGGTAAACGGAGTTTTGAATCAAAATCCGTGGTTTCTCAAACAGACATTTCACTGAATGATGGTGATTATGCTGTGAAACCTGAAGTTATTGAGGATATTAGGATGCCTGCGGATAATGCTGATTGTGATAATACAAATGCTGAACTCGTTAAGGAAGCTGAGGTCCCTCGAAATGAGGATACTGAAACACGACCTGCAATACCTGAATCTGCCATTTTGTCTAACGATGTAGATGCTAATAATGAGCCTGATGGTAAAGAGGAGATTATGGAGTCTGTGGAACATACCAGTGATGCGGATACAAAACCAGAAACCATAGAGAGAGATCAGAAGGTTGTTATCAGTGAAGAGAAAGTTAATGGAGGCAAGCAAGTTACTATAGGAAGTGAGTTTTGTTATGGAGAGAAGGAAAAGGAGAGATTCAATCGAATATTGAAGTATTACGTGGGGAGTcacaattttcataattttacaacAAGAACCAAGGCTGAAGATCCTTCTGCCAGGCGGTACATTATTTCCTTTGATGCAAAGACCACAGTTACTGTTGATGGCATTGAATTCGTCAAGTGTGAAGTTGTAGGGCAGAGTTTCATGCTTCATCAGATTAGGAAAATGATTGGTCTTGCTGTGGCAATTGTGAGGAATTGTGCCCCCGAGTCATTGATATCAACTGCATTACAAAA GGATGTGAGCATTAATGTGCCTACAGCTCCTGAGGTTGGGTTATACTTGGATGAGTGCCTCTTCGCGTCCTATAACCAGAAATGGAAAGACAGCCATGAAGAACTCTCAATGAAAGATTATGAAGAAGTGGCAGAGGACTTCAAGATGAAGCATATATACTCTCATGTTGCGTCAACAGAACACAAGGAAGGAGCGGTGGCCCTATGGTTGCATTCTCTGAACCACAGAAACTATCCCGATCTGCGTGTTAGCAATTGTGCAGATACCAATGCTGAGAAAAGTGCTGAAGTGAACTTGGCGAAGGAAATGTAG